The nucleotide window TCATGAAGGAAATATGAAGTGGCAGCAATATTATCAGAATAAAGGTATATCCTCAGTACTAGTAGATTCATTAAATAATAGAGGCCTCAATGAAGTCATTAATATTTCCAATGAACTCATGAAAGAAAAAAAGCTTAAATTAGAGAAAAAAGGTATCAAAAATAAACCTATTAGAGCCATGATAGTTGGTATTCCTAATGTAGGAAAATCTACATTGATAAATAGTTTATCAGGTAGAAAAGGAGCAAAAACTGGAAATAGACCTGGGATTACAAAAGGTAATCAATGGATTAAACTTAAAGGAAATTTAGAATTATTAGATACTCCGGGTATACTGTGGCCTAAATTTGAGGATGAAAGCGTAGGCCTTAATTTGGCTTTTACTGGAGCTATAAAAGATGAACTGTTAGATATAGAAAGTTTAGCATTTAAACTAGTTGAAAGATTAGTTGAAACTTATCCTCAATTTTTAGAAGATAGATATAATATAAATGTCCATGAAAAAACAACATATGAAATAGTGGAAAATATTGCTCAAAATAGAGGATGCATAGGAAAAGGACAAGAAATTGACTTTACAAAGGTTAGCAATATTATTATAGATGATTTTAGGAAAGGTAGAATTGGAAGAATAACACTTGAATTGCCTTAATTTTGGAGGAATATATATGTTTGAAATAGAAAATGAATTTTGGAGCAAGGGATATAATTATATTGCTTGTATTGATGAAGTGGGAAGAGGATCATTAGCAGGTGATGTGCTGGCATGTGCTATTATTATGTCTAAAGATGCATTCATACAAGGAGTTAAAGATTCAAAAAAGCTTTCTCCCAAAAAAAGAGAAAAGTTATATGATGAAATATTAGAATTTACGTATGCTGTAGGCATAGGACGGGTAGATCCTAATACCATAGATCAAATAAATATCAAGGAAAGTACTAGACTTGCTATGAAGAAAGCAGTACTTAATTTAAAAGATAAAAATGGGAATACTGTTATACCTGATTATATTTTAATAGATGCTGAAGAGGTTTATTTAGATATACCACAGACAAGCATAATAAAGGGGGATGAAAAATGTTTTGGAATCTCTTGTGTTTCTATTATAGCTAAGGTTTATAGGGATAGACTATGCAATATTTGGGGAAAAGAGTATGAAGGATATTTTATTGAAAAAAATAAGGGATATGGGACAAAAGAACATAGAGAAGCTATAAAAAAGCTTGGTCCTTCCCCAATACACAGGTTAACTTTTTTGAAAAATATTATTTAGTGATATAATATCAAGGTGAAGTAAATGAGAATAGATAATTTTTATTCACTGAAAAATTTCATATTTGAACTGAACAATAGTATATTAAAAGAGGGAAGTATTGTAAATGGAGAAATAATTGATATACTAGATGAATATGTAATTTTAGATATTGAAGATATTGGCTTGATTAGAGCTGAAAATAGATTAGATGTTTCTGACTTAAAAGGAGAAAATATAAGTTTTATTGTAAAATCTACAAAAAACGGTAAAATAGAGCTTGTACCTTCATTAGATGAAAGTGCCCAGAAAGTAGTTTCAAATAAAAATCATTTTTATAAAAATGATAATATTAAAGAAGAAGTGATAAATAGAATATTAAAAGAATACGGAATGTTAGAAGATGATACTACAAGAGAATTGGTAGAGACACTGTTTGAATATAATGTTCCTATAAATAGGGAGATTATAAATAGGGAAATAAAAATTATAGACAAGCTTGAAAATATTTTTAACAAGAACCTAAATGAAAAGATAATACTTTTTAATGATAGTCTAGATCCTTTAAAAGAGGATGTTAAAAATTTCATAATAGTAGGGAAAGACGAATATCCTGAAAAGAATAATTTGAACTTTATATATGATGAAATAAGAAATTTAATGCCTAATGATAAAGTATCCAGTGAGTTTATAAAAATCATAACTTTTTTAGTAAAAAATCAAATAGATGTATCAGTTAATAATTTAAAAAATTTAAATGATATCATGGAAAATAAAGAGCTTATACCTGAAAAGCTTTTAAATATAGTTAATATCATTGAAGTAAAAGATGGGGAAAATGTTTATGAAAAACATGATATGCAAAAAGTATTTCATAATGGGAAAATAAACATTAATTTTTCTAAAGAAGATGCTGTAGCTATTAAAGATTATTATAATGATTTGGGAAATGAAATAAAAAAAATAAAAAATATTTTAGAAAATAATATTATTAAAGAAAGTTCCAATATAGACAAAAATATTGAGAAAAATATAAAAGAATTGGAATATAAAATAGATTTTCTAAATGAAATAAATAAAAAAATGACTTTTGTCTATATACCTATAGAAATAAAAAATTTTAAAGAAGAAAGTTCTATTACTATGTTAAAGAAGAAAAAAGAAAGTTTTACTGGGAAAGATAAAGTAAATCTTTTTATAAATTTAAATATGAAGTATTTAGGTAATGTTAGAGTATATTGCGAAGTATTTGATGATTTGATAAATTTGAATTTTAGTTTGGATAATGACAATGTTCATTTATTTAAATCTAATGAGGAGTATTTGACCTATAAATTAAATGAAAAAGGGTATAGATTAAATTCTATAAACTATGTATTAGATGAAAAATTTAACCTTATTGATACCTTAATTGAAAATCATGAACCTCATTATTTTTTAGATGTGAAGGTGTAATTATGGGTAATGATAAAAAAAAGAAGGCAGTTGCATTAAAATATACAAAAGAATCTGTAGCTCCAACAGTGATAGCAAAAGGTGAAGGGTATATTGCAGAAAAAATCATAGAAAAGGGAAAAGAAGAGAATATAAATATTTATGAAGATGAAAATGTCATAGATGATTTAATTAAATTAAATATTGGACAAGAAATTCCACCTGAATTGTATGAAGTAGTTGCAGAAATAATTGCATTTGTTTATTATTTAGATAAGAAAAAAGGTGATGTAGATGAATAATAATATAGAAAAAGGGATTATAGGAGAGGAAATAGCTTGCAAATACTTGATGTCTAAGGATTATATTATATTAGAAAGAAATTATAGAAATAAAATGGGCGAAATTGATATAATTGCTAAAAACGGAGAATTGATAGTGTTTGTAGAAGTAAAAACTAGAACAAGTACCAATTATGGTTATGCTTATGAAGCAGTAAATAAAAAGAAACAAACGAAGATTATTAATACTGCATTGTGTTATATAAAGCAATATAATTTAAAAAACTTTCAATTTAGATTTGATATAATAGAAATTTATCTGGGAAAAGAGAATAAAATAAATCATTTTGAGGATGCTTTTGTTTAATTGGGAAAGAGGTTTAGTCTGTTTTTAATATATTGAATATTTAAATAAATTAGAAAAGGGGTTAAAAATGTACTCAAAAGTAAAAACTTGTGTTCTTCAGGGACTTAATGGGTTTATTATAGAGGTTGAAACAGATATATCAAGAGGATTGCCCACATTTAATATAGTAGGACTACCCGATACGGCTATAAAGGAATCTAAAGAAAGAGTAAGGACTGCTATAAAGAACAGTGGGTATGAGTTTCCACTAAATAGGATCACAATTAACTTAGCTCCTGCCAATTTAAAAAAAGAAGGTTCTCAAATGGACTTATCTATTGCAATTGGTGTATTGTCGGCAATGGGAGTTGTAAATAATTGTGATTTAAATGGGATATCATTTTTAGGAGAACTTTCTCTGGATGGAAAGATAAATAAAATCGAAGGGGCACTCCCTATGGTTATTTCTCTTAGAGAGATGAATATAAAAAATATAGTATTGCCCTACGACAATAGAGATGAGTGCGGAGTAATTGATGATGTAAATATTATACCTATAAAAGATTTAAATGAATTGATAATGTATCTAAATGGAGAGTTCAAAATCGAATACTATAAAAAAGACATAAGAGACTTATTTGATGTTAATGATAATTTTGCTGATGATTTTAGTGATATAAAGGGGCAAGAAGGTTTAAAAAGAGCATTAGAAGTATCTGCAGCTGGATCTCACAATATACTTATAATTGGGCCTCCGGGTTCAGGAAAAACTATGGCTGCTAGGAGACTTCCTAGCATACTTCCAAATTTGACTTTTGAGGAATCAATTGAAATAACTAAAATATATAGTGTTGCAGGATTGCTTAATGATGAGTTTTTAGTAAGTAGAAGGCCTTTTAGGGCTCCTCATCATACTGCATCAGCTACAGCCTTAATTGGTGGAGGTAGGGTGCCTAAACCTGGAGAAGTTTCATTGGCTCATCATGGTGTATTGTTTTTAGACGAATTACCCGAATTTCAAAAAAATGTTCTAGAAGTTTTAAGACAACCTATGGAAGATGGTTTTGTGACCATATCTAGAGTAAATGCAACACTTTCATATCCTGCTGAATTTATGCTAGTGGCTAGTATGAATCCATGTCCGTGTGGTTATTTTGGAGACCCTTATCATGAATGTACCTGCTCTGAAAGTAGTATTGAAAAATATTTGAGTAAAATAAGTAATCCGCTATTAGACAGGATAGATATACATACTGAAGTCATGCCTGTAGATTATTCCGACTTAGAAAAAAATATAAAGGCTGAGTCTTCAAAGAATATAAAAAAGAGGGTTGATGAAGCAAGAAAAATACAGATTGAAAGATATAGGAATGAAGGAATTTATTCTAATGGTCAATTGAGTTCTAAAAATATTAAAAAATATTGTAAACTAAATAGTGGTGCAGAAAAAATCATGAAGGAAGCATTTAAAAAATTTAAATTTAGTGCTAGAAGTTATAATAAAATACTAAAGGTGGCTAGAACTATTGCAGATTTAGATGGAGAAAAAAACATAATGGAAAAACATGTTTTAGAAGCTATTCAATACAGGAGTTTAGATAAAAAGTATTGGGGGTAAAGAGATGAATAGTTTCAACAATAGGGAAACACTTATATGGTTAAATAATATAAAGATTGGAAATAGGGCTGTTGAAAAAGTACTAAAATATTTTAAAAATATTTCTGATATTTGGCAAGCAAATAGCTCTGAAATCATGAGCATAAAAGGTATTACTGAAGAGATAAAGAAACGAATTATTTTTCATAGAAACCCTAATCAACTAGATGAAGTGTTGGGAAAAATAAATGAATTAGGAATAAATGTGATTACAGTACTTGATGAAAATTATCCAATTAACTTAAGATATGTTTATGACAATCCTATGGTTTTATATTGTAAGGGAGATTTCATAGAAGAAGACAATTTATCTATTGCAATTGTAGGCTCTAGGAAAGCTACTGCTTATGGAAAATGGGCCAGTGAAAAATTTTCGCACGAATTGGCTAAACTAGGTATAACGGTTATCAGTGGAATGGCAAAAGGTATAGATACTTGCGCTCATAAAGGTGCGTTAAATGGAAATGGTAGAACTGTTGCCATACTTGGCAGTGGAATAGATGTTATTTATCCAAAGAGCAATAAAGATTTATATAACGAAATATCTCAAAATGGAGTTGTTGTATCTGAATTTCCTATTGGTACTGAACCCTATGCTACAAACTTTCCATTGAGGAACCGTATAATAAGTGGAATATCATTGGGTGTAATAGTGATAGAAGCTACTGAAAAAAGTGGTTCTTTGATAACTGCAGAGCATGCCATGGAACAGGGAAAAGAAGTTTTTGCAGTGCCAGGGAATATAAATAGTATGTTTAGCAGGGGAACGAATACCTTAATAAAAGACGGTGCCAAGATTGTCTTAGATATAGAGGATATTTTAGAGGAGATTTATGAGTTGAAGGAAAAACCTACATCTATGCAAGAAAAAGATGCAAGCTATTCGGATTTAAGTATAATTGAAATGAAAATTGTAAATTGCTTAAAGGAAAAACCTACTCATTGTGACAATATAGTATATATGACAGGATTGGATATATCTACTGTAAATAGTACTTTGACCATTCTTGAGTTAAAAGGAATAGTTAAGGAACTCCAAGGCAGAATATATACACTGTCATAATTGTAAAATATATTTATACTCTGGAGGTGCGAAATTTGGGAAAAAATTTAGTTATAGTAGAATCACCTGCAAAAGCAAAAACTATTGAAAAATTTTTGGGGAAAAAATATACCGTTAAGGCATCTGTAGGTCATGTAAGAGACCTGCCTAAAAGTAGTTTAGGAATAGATATAGAAAACAATTTTGATCCTAAATATATAACTATCAGGGGTAAAGGACCAGTAATAAAAGAGCTTAAAGATGTAGCTAAAAAAGCAGATAAAATTTATTTAGCAACTGACCCTGATAGGGAAGGAGAAGCCATATCTTGGCATTTATCCCATTTATTGGGATTAGATGAAGATGAGCCTATAAGAATTGAATTCAATGAGATAACTAAGGAAGCAGTATCTGAGGCTATAAAAAAACCAAGGCCAGTAAACAAGGACTTAGTAGATGCACAACAGGCAAGAAGAGTGTTGGATAGATTAGTTGGATATAAAATAAGCCCTCTTTTATGGAAAAAACTCAGAAAGGGATTGAGTGCTGGAAGAGTTCAGTCTGTAGCCGTTAAACTAATATGTGATAGAGAAAAGGAAATAGAAAACTTTATACCAGAAGAATACTGGAGTATTAAAGGTATTTTTGATAAAGATAACGAAATGCTTGAAGCTGATTTTTATGGGAAAA belongs to Sporanaerobacter acetigenes DSM 13106 and includes:
- the ylqF gene encoding ribosome biogenesis GTPase YlqF, with the translated sequence MNINWYPGHMKKTKESIKKNLQLVDIIYELLDARIPISSENPDIDSIVGDKPRIVILNKSDLSSHEGNMKWQQYYQNKGISSVLVDSLNNRGLNEVINISNELMKEKKLKLEKKGIKNKPIRAMIVGIPNVGKSTLINSLSGRKGAKTGNRPGITKGNQWIKLKGNLELLDTPGILWPKFEDESVGLNLAFTGAIKDELLDIESLAFKLVERLVETYPQFLEDRYNINVHEKTTYEIVENIAQNRGCIGKGQEIDFTKVSNIIIDDFRKGRIGRITLELP
- a CDS encoding ribonuclease HII is translated as MFEIENEFWSKGYNYIACIDEVGRGSLAGDVLACAIIMSKDAFIQGVKDSKKLSPKKREKLYDEILEFTYAVGIGRVDPNTIDQINIKESTRLAMKKAVLNLKDKNGNTVIPDYILIDAEEVYLDIPQTSIIKGDEKCFGISCVSIIAKVYRDRLCNIWGKEYEGYFIEKNKGYGTKEHREAIKKLGPSPIHRLTFLKNII
- a CDS encoding EscU/YscU/HrcU family type III secretion system export apparatus switch protein, with the translated sequence MGNDKKKKAVALKYTKESVAPTVIAKGEGYIAEKIIEKGKEENINIYEDENVIDDLIKLNIGQEIPPELYEVVAEIIAFVYYLDKKKGDVDE
- a CDS encoding YraN family protein; its protein translation is MNNNIEKGIIGEEIACKYLMSKDYIILERNYRNKMGEIDIIAKNGELIVFVEVKTRTSTNYGYAYEAVNKKKQTKIINTALCYIKQYNLKNFQFRFDIIEIYLGKENKINHFEDAFV
- a CDS encoding YifB family Mg chelatase-like AAA ATPase; amino-acid sequence: MYSKVKTCVLQGLNGFIIEVETDISRGLPTFNIVGLPDTAIKESKERVRTAIKNSGYEFPLNRITINLAPANLKKEGSQMDLSIAIGVLSAMGVVNNCDLNGISFLGELSLDGKINKIEGALPMVISLREMNIKNIVLPYDNRDECGVIDDVNIIPIKDLNELIMYLNGEFKIEYYKKDIRDLFDVNDNFADDFSDIKGQEGLKRALEVSAAGSHNILIIGPPGSGKTMAARRLPSILPNLTFEESIEITKIYSVAGLLNDEFLVSRRPFRAPHHTASATALIGGGRVPKPGEVSLAHHGVLFLDELPEFQKNVLEVLRQPMEDGFVTISRVNATLSYPAEFMLVASMNPCPCGYFGDPYHECTCSESSIEKYLSKISNPLLDRIDIHTEVMPVDYSDLEKNIKAESSKNIKKRVDEARKIQIERYRNEGIYSNGQLSSKNIKKYCKLNSGAEKIMKEAFKKFKFSARSYNKILKVARTIADLDGEKNIMEKHVLEAIQYRSLDKKYWG
- the dprA gene encoding DNA-processing protein DprA; the encoded protein is MNSFNNRETLIWLNNIKIGNRAVEKVLKYFKNISDIWQANSSEIMSIKGITEEIKKRIIFHRNPNQLDEVLGKINELGINVITVLDENYPINLRYVYDNPMVLYCKGDFIEEDNLSIAIVGSRKATAYGKWASEKFSHELAKLGITVISGMAKGIDTCAHKGALNGNGRTVAILGSGIDVIYPKSNKDLYNEISQNGVVVSEFPIGTEPYATNFPLRNRIISGISLGVIVIEATEKSGSLITAEHAMEQGKEVFAVPGNINSMFSRGTNTLIKDGAKIVLDIEDILEEIYELKEKPTSMQEKDASYSDLSIIEMKIVNCLKEKPTHCDNIVYMTGLDISTVNSTLTILELKGIVKELQGRIYTLS